The proteins below come from a single Comamonas antarctica genomic window:
- the kynB gene encoding arylformamidase, translating to MAQQLWDISPPIHSASPVFPGDTPYSQQWCATIAPGCPVNVSAITLSPHVGAHADAPLHYAPDGAAIGALDLESFLGPCRVIHAIAQGPLLRWQHLEHAITADLPPRVLVRTYAQAPTGWDDGLAAYAPETVERLADLGVRLIGIDTASIDPASSKTLDSHQVIRRRGLRVLENLVLDAVPEGDYELIALPLKLTQADASPVRAVLRTLR from the coding sequence ATGGCACAGCAACTCTGGGACATCTCCCCTCCGATCCACAGCGCCAGCCCGGTGTTTCCGGGCGACACGCCCTACAGCCAGCAGTGGTGCGCGACGATTGCGCCGGGCTGCCCGGTCAACGTCAGCGCCATCACGCTGTCGCCGCATGTCGGCGCGCATGCCGACGCACCGCTGCACTATGCGCCCGATGGCGCGGCGATTGGCGCGCTCGACCTGGAAAGCTTTCTCGGGCCCTGCCGCGTGATCCATGCGATTGCGCAGGGCCCGCTGCTGCGCTGGCAGCACCTCGAACATGCAATCACGGCCGACTTGCCGCCGCGCGTGCTGGTGCGCACCTATGCGCAGGCACCCACGGGCTGGGACGATGGCCTGGCCGCGTATGCGCCCGAAACCGTCGAGCGGCTGGCCGATCTGGGCGTGCGGCTGATCGGCATCGACACCGCGAGCATCGATCCCGCCAGCAGCAAGACGCTCGACAGCCACCAGGTCATTCGCCGTCGCGGCCTGCGCGTGCTGGAAAATCTGGTGCTCGACGCCGTGCCCGAAGGCGACTATGAACTGATTGCGCTGCCGCTCAAACTGACGCAGGCCGATGCCTCGCCCGTGCGCGCCGTACTGCGCACGCTGCGCTGA
- the kynU gene encoding kynureninase, giving the protein MTLTLQDCRDRDAEDPLRALRDLFALPAGQIYLDGNSLGLAPRATAARVAQVVQQEWAQDLITSWNKAGWVDLPQRLGNQFAPWLGARRDELVFTDTTSINLFKVLTAAARIAAEDAPARRRLLTERSNFPTDLYIAESVCAQHGLQLVLLEPEEIPAALDDQAAILLLTHVNYRTGAMHDMAGLTAAAHAHGILCVWDLCHSAGAVPIDLHAADADFAVGCGYKYLNGGPGAPAFVWAHPRVVNRCAQPLAGWFGHAAPFAFTPGYAPADGIQRYLCGTQPIISLSALQCGLDVFSATEPLGGMAALRAKSLALTDLFIALVEQRCAGHGLGLATPLAHEKRGSQVCLTRDEGLGVDGQGSGAYAIVQALIARGVIGDFRQGDGGVGRHKDILRFGFTPLYLGFEDVWNAAEQLRQVLESGEWREARFHQRQAVT; this is encoded by the coding sequence ATGACACTGACCTTGCAAGACTGCCGCGACCGCGATGCCGAGGACCCGCTGCGCGCGCTGCGCGATCTGTTCGCGCTGCCCGCGGGCCAGATCTATCTCGACGGCAACTCGCTGGGCCTGGCGCCCCGGGCCACGGCCGCGCGCGTGGCGCAGGTCGTGCAGCAGGAATGGGCGCAGGACCTGATCACCTCGTGGAACAAGGCCGGCTGGGTCGATCTGCCGCAGCGCCTGGGCAACCAGTTCGCGCCCTGGCTGGGCGCGCGCCGGGACGAGCTGGTATTCACTGACACCACCTCCATCAACCTGTTCAAGGTGCTCACGGCCGCGGCGCGCATTGCCGCCGAAGACGCGCCGGCGCGCCGCCGGCTGCTGACCGAGCGCAGCAACTTCCCCACCGACCTGTACATCGCCGAGTCGGTCTGCGCCCAGCATGGGCTGCAACTGGTGCTGCTCGAGCCCGAGGAAATCCCCGCCGCGCTCGACGACCAGGCCGCCATCCTGCTGCTGACGCATGTGAACTACCGCACGGGAGCGATGCACGACATGGCCGGCCTCACGGCCGCGGCGCATGCGCACGGCATCCTGTGCGTCTGGGACCTGTGCCACAGCGCGGGCGCGGTGCCCATCGATCTGCATGCCGCCGATGCCGACTTTGCGGTGGGCTGCGGCTACAAATACCTCAATGGCGGCCCGGGCGCGCCCGCGTTCGTCTGGGCGCACCCGCGCGTCGTCAACCGCTGCGCGCAGCCGCTGGCCGGCTGGTTCGGCCATGCCGCGCCGTTCGCGTTCACGCCCGGCTATGCACCTGCGGACGGCATACAGCGCTATCTGTGCGGCACGCAGCCCATCATCAGCCTGTCGGCGCTGCAGTGCGGGCTCGATGTGTTCAGCGCCACCGAGCCGCTGGGCGGCATGGCGGCGCTGCGCGCCAAGTCGCTGGCGCTGACCGATCTGTTCATCGCGCTGGTCGAGCAGCGCTGCGCGGGCCACGGCCTGGGCCTGGCCACGCCGCTGGCCCATGAAAAGCGCGGCTCCCAGGTCTGCCTCACGCGCGACGAGGGCCTGGGCGTCGACGGCCAGGGCAGCGGCGCCTATGCGATCGTGCAGGCATTGATCGCACGCGGCGTGATCGGCGACTTCCGCCAGGGCGACGGCGGCGTGGGCCGGCACAAGGACATCCTGCGTTTCGGCTTCACCCCGCTGTACCTGGGCTTCGAGGATGTATGGAATGCCGCCGAACAGCTGCGCCAGGTGCTGGAGAGCGGCGAATGGCGCGAGGCGCGCTTCCACCAGCGCCAGGCGGTGACCTGA